Proteins from a genomic interval of Candidatus Nitrosocosmicus arcticus:
- a CDS encoding lysylphosphatidylglycerol synthase transmembrane domain-containing protein, with amino-acid sequence MNWRIIFIFVSVIPIMLIFLFTPVSLNDVLSVGVVPFLLSFIATMTRIFLQAIRFYYFVRKFIGKNISSFWKIIFARLAGEFVTQTTPSYIGGELVRIAFLTKSGVPAGRAAWVTTMEIIADVFVGTILAFIAGFIAISNGSLLIGLIIVTIATPTFGFWFFILIYSAKKNIQLPSFSLKLARKFISEQKAQQGINSVNKALDDLCIMSRENFGSFKSVKIFSVGIAITLVAFIFHGLSFLVLTHSVDTYIGLFLSFMATSSSTILGTLPITIGGSGLAEWGLWGYINHLNDISQIGNIVHDNDQLNVIIAWRIASYYIPLVIMWIALMRLALRPNYSKSNSPSSTTPDSKVD; translated from the coding sequence TTGAATTGGCGAATAATTTTCATTTTTGTAAGTGTTATACCTATAATGCTTATTTTTCTATTTACTCCTGTTTCGCTAAATGATGTTTTATCTGTAGGTGTTGTCCCTTTTTTACTTTCTTTTATCGCAACAATGACAAGAATTTTTCTTCAAGCAATTAGATTTTACTATTTCGTTCGAAAATTTATAGGAAAGAATATCAGTTCATTTTGGAAAATTATTTTTGCCAGGTTAGCTGGAGAATTTGTAACTCAAACTACTCCTTCATATATTGGAGGCGAACTTGTGCGAATCGCATTTCTAACCAAGAGTGGTGTGCCAGCGGGCCGAGCAGCATGGGTTACTACTATGGAAATTATTGCCGATGTATTTGTTGGTACTATTTTAGCTTTTATCGCTGGATTTATTGCAATATCTAACGGTTCCCTATTAATTGGTCTGATAATTGTTACGATTGCTACCCCTACGTTTGGATTCTGGTTTTTTATCTTGATATATTCAGCAAAAAAAAATATCCAATTACCATCATTTTCTTTAAAATTGGCAAGAAAATTTATTTCAGAACAAAAAGCTCAACAGGGGATCAATTCTGTTAATAAAGCATTGGATGATTTGTGCATAATGAGTAGAGAAAACTTTGGATCATTCAAATCTGTAAAAATATTCTCCGTGGGCATTGCAATTACATTAGTCGCATTTATTTTCCATGGTCTTTCATTTCTAGTTTTAACACATTCTGTAGATACGTATATAGGTCTATTTTTGTCATTTATGGCTACCTCTTCTTCCACAATTTTGGGTACCCTTCCCATCACAATAGGAGGTTCCGGCTTAGCTGAATGGGGATTATGGGGATATATTAATCACTTGAATGATATTTCTCAAATTGGTAACATAGTACATGATAACGATCAATTAAACGTCATAATTGCATGGAGGATTGCTTCTTACTATATTCCGCTAGTAATAATGTGGATTGCATTGATGAGGTTGGCATTAAGACCTAATTATTCAAAATCTAACTCCCCCTCTTCCACTACCCCTGATAGTAAAGTTGATTGA
- a CDS encoding DUF504 domain-containing protein, translated as MAKKGKLEEIISKALYADDASSYFVTYRDYEDYKQITLSDFILISENFQTIPASRITKIELKGQLLYEKN; from the coding sequence ATGGCTAAGAAGGGTAAATTAGAGGAAATTATTAGTAAAGCACTCTATGCAGATGATGCGTCCTCGTATTTTGTAACATACAGGGATTACGAAGATTATAAACAAATTACCTTGTCAGATTTCATTTTAATTTCTGAAAATTTTCAAACTATTCCAGCTTCAAGGATAACAAAAATTGAACTAAAAGGACAATTACTGTATGAAAAAAATTAA
- a CDS encoding ATP/GTP-binding protein produces MHTIFVTGTAGSGKTLLTSNLLEWYHSNDVSPISINLDPGVSSLPYDPDIDVREFIDFYSIMDDYKLGPNGSMILANDLISTKIDEIQTQVQELNPDYVIIDTPGQIELFAFRSSGPYFVSNFYSDSKVTLFTIDGTLAVSPISFVSLMFLSQSVRLRLNIPQINVLTKRDKIIERLTEILNWSNSITSLQDSLNLEKDSEQSLLGKDIIRTLYKSGNMLSPIAVSNLTMNGMINLTAALSRILTQGEEEQKHE; encoded by the coding sequence ATGCATACTATATTCGTGACTGGTACGGCCGGTTCAGGGAAAACACTATTGACTTCGAATTTGTTGGAATGGTACCACAGCAATGATGTCTCACCAATTTCAATTAATTTAGACCCAGGAGTATCCAGTTTACCGTATGATCCAGACATAGACGTGAGAGAGTTTATTGATTTTTATTCGATAATGGATGATTACAAGTTAGGACCAAATGGGTCAATGATATTGGCCAATGACTTGATATCAACAAAAATAGATGAAATCCAAACTCAGGTTCAAGAACTTAATCCCGATTATGTAATAATCGATACTCCCGGACAAATAGAACTGTTTGCTTTCAGGTCCAGTGGTCCTTATTTTGTTTCAAATTTTTATTCAGATTCTAAGGTAACACTATTTACCATAGATGGGACACTAGCAGTATCTCCAATTAGTTTCGTTTCTTTAATGTTCTTGTCACAATCAGTCAGATTACGTCTAAACATCCCACAGATCAACGTCTTAACGAAAAGAGATAAAATAATCGAGAGGTTGACAGAAATTTTGAATTGGTCCAACTCCATTACCTCGCTTCAAGACTCCCTGAATCTAGAAAAAGATTCAGAGCAGTCCCTATTGGGTAAGGATATTATAAGAACACTCTATAAAAGTGGAAATATGTTGAGCCCCATTGCAGTATCTAACTTAACTATGAATGGAATGATAAATTTAACTGCAGCATTATCAAGGATATTAACACAAGGTGAAGAGGAGCAAAAACACGAATGA
- a CDS encoding enoyl-CoA hydratase-related protein has product MKYVQIDLLNEIAILRINRPEALNAMNLDVIFELARAIDIISADEGIEVLIITGAGERSFCAGADISYMVNIDAVTAEKYASSAQSMLNKIEKMEKPVIAAINGFALGGGCELSLVCDIRIASENAKIGQPEVTIGIPPGWGGTQRLLRVVGPAKAKEMIFTGKMITAHEAANIGLVNQVISLSDEEKSILDPSIDQNNEKEKSIALSKLLNKKLLEFCITFAREITKNSFNAVKISKMLINKGMDADIDTGLRLEIYGWALCFAHEDRQKMMEAFLSKNTKK; this is encoded by the coding sequence ATGAAATATGTTCAAATAGATTTACTTAATGAAATTGCAATATTGAGGATAAATAGACCTGAAGCTTTGAATGCAATGAATCTTGATGTAATATTCGAACTGGCCAGAGCAATTGACATAATTTCTGCCGATGAAGGAATCGAGGTACTAATAATTACCGGGGCAGGAGAACGCTCTTTCTGTGCTGGTGCTGACATTTCGTACATGGTAAATATTGACGCCGTAACTGCTGAAAAATATGCCTCATCTGCACAATCCATGCTAAATAAAATTGAAAAAATGGAAAAACCTGTAATTGCCGCAATAAATGGTTTTGCGCTTGGTGGTGGATGTGAACTATCTTTAGTTTGTGATATAAGGATCGCCTCAGAAAATGCAAAGATTGGTCAACCAGAAGTAACTATTGGTATTCCGCCTGGATGGGGTGGTACTCAGCGACTACTTAGGGTAGTTGGACCTGCAAAAGCTAAAGAAATGATTTTTACCGGAAAAATGATTACCGCTCATGAGGCTGCCAATATTGGATTAGTTAACCAAGTAATTTCCTTATCAGATGAGGAAAAGTCTATTCTAGATCCATCTATCGATCAAAATAATGAAAAGGAGAAAAGTATTGCACTCTCAAAGTTACTAAATAAAAAACTTTTGGAATTTTGTATAACTTTTGCTAGAGAGATCACTAAAAATAGTTTCAATGCTGTAAAAATCAGTAAAATGCTAATTAATAAAGGTATGGATGCAGATATTGATACTGGATTGAGGCTAGAAATTTATGGCTGGGCTTTGTGTTTTGCTCATGAAGATAGACAGAAAATGATGGAGGCATTTCTCAGTAAAAATACTAAAAAATAA
- a CDS encoding response regulator yields the protein MNVLIIEDDDDICQLYSIWLEENRHDYIIAKNYEDGISEYEKSIQQSDENYKSDNNIFDLVVLDYDLPSKDMSSNQNGLHIAKEILELKSDQRIMFASAWPKKAFVEYVSTLKSVPEVLPKPFEKEEFINLAEKINLYDIAKKFTKQLREMKNPNSPDVDIKSLESLFKLMNNARREFLQKGNDKNSDIDFNE from the coding sequence ATGAATGTTCTAATCATTGAGGATGATGATGATATTTGCCAATTGTATTCTATATGGTTGGAAGAAAACAGACATGATTACATTATTGCAAAAAACTATGAAGATGGGATATCAGAATACGAAAAGTCGATTCAACAAAGTGATGAAAATTATAAATCGGATAATAATATATTTGATTTGGTTGTCTTAGATTACGATTTACCATCAAAAGATATGTCTTCCAATCAAAATGGTTTACATATAGCAAAAGAAATCTTGGAATTAAAAAGCGATCAACGGATAATGTTCGCATCAGCGTGGCCAAAAAAAGCATTCGTCGAATACGTTTCTACTCTAAAAAGTGTACCTGAAGTCCTTCCAAAACCTTTTGAAAAAGAGGAGTTCATTAATCTAGCCGAAAAAATTAACTTGTATGATATTGCCAAAAAATTTACCAAACAACTTCGAGAAATGAAAAATCCAAATAGTCCTGATGTTGATATCAAATCGCTAGAATCTTTGTTTAAACTCATGAACAATGCTAGAAGAGAATTTTTGCAAAAAGGTAATGATAAAAATAGTGATATCGATTTTAATGAATGA
- a CDS encoding ParA family protein: protein MTHCIAIHSYKGGTGKTTIAANTAALLVKMGKKVAILDLDVYAPSLHNYFKINPKKWINDFLDNNADIYESIIDMTEILFKDDQKQNNFTGRLYIGFSNPSRDAIFKFEMGNGTDYWKKQFRKLVFLREQIITKLDTDYIIIDTSPGIRHWSINALSIADKLILTMKMDDLDIEGTKKLLFEIYTTFVRFGAISYILLNRISGYCIPATIPDSNIEENQDHKKVLEELHAVTGANSLSPLPCYCDIQFSPREFLTVINNPNHPFSLKLRSIISEMTNNS from the coding sequence ATGACTCACTGTATAGCAATACATTCCTATAAGGGAGGCACTGGTAAGACAACAATAGCTGCAAATACCGCAGCATTACTTGTAAAAATGGGGAAAAAGGTTGCCATACTAGATTTAGACGTCTATGCGCCCAGCTTACATAATTATTTTAAAATAAATCCAAAAAAATGGATAAACGACTTTTTGGATAATAATGCAGATATTTACGAATCAATAATTGATATGACTGAAATTCTTTTTAAAGATGATCAAAAGCAGAACAATTTTACAGGGAGACTCTATATAGGATTCTCTAATCCTAGCAGAGACGCGATATTTAAATTTGAAATGGGTAATGGAACAGACTATTGGAAAAAACAGTTTAGGAAATTAGTTTTTCTTAGAGAACAAATTATTACCAAGCTCGATACAGATTATATCATTATTGATACGAGTCCAGGAATAAGACATTGGTCCATTAATGCCCTATCAATAGCTGATAAATTAATACTTACTATGAAAATGGATGATTTGGACATTGAAGGAACTAAAAAACTATTGTTTGAAATTTATACAACATTTGTACGATTTGGTGCTATTTCTTATATACTGCTCAATAGGATATCAGGATATTGTATTCCGGCTACTATACCCGATTCAAATATCGAAGAAAACCAAGATCATAAAAAAGTTTTGGAAGAACTTCACGCCGTTACGGGTGCAAACTCTCTTTCCCCACTACCATGCTATTGCGACATACAATTCAGCCCCAGAGAGTTTTTGACAGTAATTAACAATCCAAATCATCCATTTTCTTTAAAATTAAGAAGCATTATAAGTGAAATGACAAATAATAGTTAG
- a CDS encoding homoserine kinase — MKKEKHEIVAEYVECTASASASTANLGPGYDVFGLGLDILEDIVSIKLERKTIANKNNVKIIMSGDLGKNIPNDIDSNSAGKVAKKIISDYDLHNYNCLIEIRKNIPPGYGMGSSAASAVATAVSLNAIFGLNIDDTKLLDYSAEGELASAGVKHFDNVAGSFFGNFVIVKTHPKLEFIKIESPNNLFMVICVPLIQVPKMKTEFSRKVIPQQVPLEKMVHNVANACSVVAGFYTKDIEMICNGINDCIIEPARKKLIPGYEKIKERSLEEGAMAFTISGAGPSTVAFLDSSKKQLRISEVMEEEYEKINIKCKTFISKPGSGSKIISLK; from the coding sequence ATGAAAAAGGAAAAGCATGAAATTGTAGCTGAATATGTGGAATGTACTGCTAGTGCATCTGCCTCAACTGCAAATTTGGGTCCAGGATATGACGTATTTGGGTTAGGCTTGGACATATTAGAGGATATAGTATCCATCAAATTAGAGAGAAAAACAATAGCAAATAAAAACAATGTAAAAATAATAATGAGTGGTGATCTGGGCAAAAACATTCCAAATGATATTGATTCCAATTCTGCAGGCAAAGTAGCAAAAAAAATTATTTCAGATTATGATTTACATAATTACAACTGTTTAATAGAAATTAGAAAAAATATTCCACCGGGTTATGGAATGGGAAGTAGTGCCGCATCAGCAGTAGCAACTGCAGTTTCCCTAAATGCAATATTTGGACTGAATATTGACGATACCAAATTATTAGATTATTCTGCAGAAGGCGAACTCGCAAGTGCAGGTGTAAAGCACTTTGATAATGTCGCAGGCTCATTTTTTGGAAATTTTGTAATAGTTAAGACTCATCCAAAATTAGAATTTATCAAGATAGAATCACCAAATAATCTATTTATGGTTATATGCGTACCACTTATTCAAGTTCCTAAAATGAAGACAGAATTTTCAAGAAAAGTCATTCCTCAGCAAGTACCATTAGAAAAAATGGTTCACAATGTAGCTAATGCATGTTCTGTAGTTGCAGGCTTTTATACCAAGGATATAGAAATGATTTGTAATGGCATAAATGATTGCATTATAGAACCCGCCAGAAAGAAATTGATCCCAGGATATGAAAAAATAAAGGAAAGATCCCTAGAAGAGGGAGCGATGGCTTTTACCATTAGTGGAGCTGGTCCTTCTACGGTAGCTTTTTTAGATTCAAGCAAAAAACAGCTACGCATATCAGAAGTCATGGAAGAGGAATATGAGAAAATAAATATCAAATGTAAAACATTTATATCTAAACCCGGTAGTGGATCAAAAATAATTTCGTTGAAATGA
- a CDS encoding SDR family NAD(P)-dependent oxidoreductase, with translation MVKMLTDLLKNKIVLITGASSGIGRCIASDFSQFSLKSLILIARNIDRLNDSIVSMKERDFEILPLCCDVSNKEEVKRVGDLIFERYGYIDILINNAGIGIFGKVEKMSIEEIEKVSFTNYFGMIYFTKIFLDSMIRRNSGHIINIASLAASFGIPGMAAYCGSKFAILGFSESLRRELRKTGVKISVISPIGVKTNFFNNEYFNNKTPMKYMLNPETVSKAVLNSLTSDSFQVFVPRIAGLSVPFKGCFPAIIDSIIESQFRKNLG, from the coding sequence ATGGTGAAGATGTTAACCGACCTACTAAAAAACAAAATTGTCCTTATTACTGGGGCATCAAGTGGAATAGGTAGATGCATTGCAAGTGATTTTTCACAATTTAGTTTGAAATCCTTAATCCTAATTGCCAGAAATATTGATAGACTGAATGATTCTATTGTATCTATGAAGGAAAGGGACTTTGAAATACTGCCTCTATGTTGCGATGTGTCCAACAAAGAAGAAGTTAAGCGCGTTGGTGATTTGATATTTGAACGGTATGGGTATATAGATATTTTAATCAATAATGCAGGAATTGGTATATTTGGAAAGGTTGAAAAGATGTCCATCGAGGAAATCGAAAAAGTCAGTTTCACTAATTATTTTGGCATGATTTATTTTACAAAAATTTTTCTTGATTCAATGATTAGGAGAAATAGTGGTCATATAATTAATATTGCCTCCTTAGCTGCCAGTTTTGGTATCCCGGGGATGGCCGCATACTGTGGATCAAAATTTGCCATATTGGGTTTTTCTGAGTCCTTGCGCCGTGAATTAAGAAAAACAGGCGTAAAGATATCTGTTATAAGTCCAATAGGCGTAAAGACCAATTTTTTTAATAACGAATATTTTAATAATAAAACCCCGATGAAATATATGTTAAATCCAGAAACGGTTTCCAAGGCGGTACTAAACTCACTTACATCTGATTCTTTTCAAGTTTTTGTACCACGCATAGCTGGATTATCCGTACCGTTCAAAGGTTGTTTTCCTGCGATAATTGATTCAATTATTGAGAGCCAATTTCGTAAAAATCTTGGCTGA
- a CDS encoding sulfurtransferase has translation MNAVINGESLLDLIQGQHSELILVDTRSFAEYARGHIPDAINIDLMHFHWFDTSTVGILQFEKQMGLLLNYLGINPSHQVIFYDNISGPNASRGVWLLNYFSHFDSFMLDGGFENWSKLEYPVEMKTNQYSHSTFNFHTNRTVLADLDYVKNCIDKNLQDVVIIDCRSQAEYNGSVARAFHRGHIPKSVNVDWSNNLSNEKFLKFDALARLYSFISKETEVITYCQGGYRAANTYLALKQLGYPNVRMYLGSWGEWGNNTALPVELN, from the coding sequence TTGAACGCCGTTATAAATGGTGAATCTTTACTTGATTTAATCCAGGGTCAACACTCTGAATTGATACTTGTTGATACCCGATCTTTTGCCGAGTATGCTAGGGGTCATATTCCTGATGCCATAAATATCGATTTGATGCATTTCCATTGGTTTGATACCTCTACAGTGGGAATTTTGCAATTTGAAAAACAAATGGGCTTGCTATTAAATTATCTAGGCATTAATCCATCCCATCAAGTAATTTTTTATGATAATATTTCAGGTCCTAACGCTTCCCGGGGTGTTTGGCTATTGAATTATTTCTCTCACTTTGATTCATTTATGTTAGACGGTGGGTTTGAAAACTGGTCAAAACTTGAATATCCGGTAGAAATGAAGACAAACCAATATTCACATTCCACATTCAATTTTCATACGAATAGGACTGTATTAGCTGATTTAGACTATGTAAAAAACTGTATAGATAAAAATTTACAGGATGTGGTAATTATTGACTGCCGATCCCAGGCTGAGTACAACGGATCTGTTGCTCGTGCTTTTCACCGGGGACATATACCTAAATCCGTTAATGTTGATTGGTCAAATAACCTTAGCAATGAGAAATTCTTGAAATTTGACGCTTTGGCGAGGTTATATTCTTTTATATCAAAAGAAACGGAAGTTATAACGTATTGTCAAGGTGGCTACCGAGCTGCAAACACTTACCTTGCTCTTAAACAACTTGGGTATCCGAATGTAAGAATGTATCTAGGGTCTTGGGGAGAATGGGGTAATAATACTGCACTTCCAGTTGAATTGAATTAA